A stretch of the Vigna radiata var. radiata cultivar VC1973A chromosome 7, Vradiata_ver6, whole genome shotgun sequence genome encodes the following:
- the LOC106767417 gene encoding transcription factor bHLH35, whose protein sequence is MDNMGGEYNHFWDTFFQNQELDSWAMDEAAMSGYYDSSSPDGGASSMASKNIVSERNRRKKLNERLFALRAVVPNISKMDKASIIKDAIEYIQHLHEQEKRIEAEILDLESGKLKNPTYEFEHDLPILLRSKKKRTEQLFDSATSRNSPIEVIELRVAYMGDKTFVVSLTCSKRIDTMVKLCEVFESLKLKIIAANITSFSGTLLKTVFIEADEQEKDVLQIKIQTAISALNGPQSPMSI, encoded by the exons ATGGACAATATGGGTGGGGAGTACAACCATTTCTGGGACACCTTCTTCCAAAACCAAGAGCTTGATAG CTGGGCAATGGATGAGGCAGCGATGTCCGGGTACTATGATTCAAGCTCACCAGACGGTGGTGCTTCATCGATGGCATCAAAGAACATTGTTTCGGAGAGGAATAGGAGGAAGAAGCTGAACGAAAGGCTCTTTGCGCTTAGAGCAGTGGTCCCCAACATCAGTaag ATGGACAAGGCTTCTATCATTAAGGATGCTATTGAATACATCCAGCACTTGCATGAGCAAGAGAAGAGAATCGAAGCAGAGATTTTGGATCTGGAATCTGGGAAGCTCAAGAACCCAACTTATGAATTTGAGCACGACCTGCCTATTCTCCTCAGGTCTAAGAAGAAGAGAACGGAACAGCTATTTGATTCTGCCACTTCAAGAAATTCCCCAATTGAAGTAATTGAG CTGAGGGTTGCATACATGGGAGACAAGACGTTTGTGGTGAGCTTGACATGTAGTAAAAGGATAGACACAATGGTAAAACTGTGTGAGGTGTTCGAATCTTTAAAGCTCAAGATCATTGCAGCCAATATCACTTCTTTTTCAGGAACACTTTTGAAGACAGTCTTCATTGAG GCTGATGAACAAGAGAAAGATGTTCTGCAGATAAAAATTCAGACAGCAATTTCAGCTCTGAATGGTCCTCAAAGCCCAATGAGTATCTGA